DNA from Pirellulales bacterium:
GCCGCAGTCGCTCTCCTCTTTACCGGCGTGCGGCTTGCCGACGGCATGTCTCGCCGAATCCACGCCAGCGGCAACCCGCCAGGGGGCGCGGCGTCAGCATTTCGGAAGACTACGGCGATGCAAATTCCTTCTCCCCGCACGACTTTCCCGCGGTTGCGGGTCCGCGTGGCGATGAACGCGGCGGCGCGCGAGAACTTGATTCCGCTGACGGCGGTGCTCGTCCCTATCTACCTCGTCTCGGGAATCTTTCGCGCCAGGTTTTTCCACACGCTGAACGATACGATCGTTTTTGCGGAGTTCGCCTCCGCGGCCCTCACGTTCGTTTTGCTGTGCCTGATCATGCGGTTCGATCTGCAAGGCCGCTGGGTGCATTCGACCCTGGTGGTGGTGGGGCTGGTGGCCATTGTCGATAGCCTGATCCAGCTTTATCACTCCCATAGTCCTTGGGATACCACAAATCTGGCGCTGATCGTGGGAGCCACGGGCATCGTGTCTCTCTCCATCGTTGCTTCGGCCCTCTTGTATGTCGTCACGTGGACAGGCTGGCTTGGCTGCATGCTGTTGTACCCCAACGGACTATGGATCCACTTCGGATTCTTTTTATTGTGGACCACGGGCATCGCCGTGGCGGTACAAGCCGCGCGCACGAAGTTATTGCGACGATTGTTCGAAAGCGAGTCGCAGCAGCGCGAAGAGCTCGAACGATTGGTCACCGAACGGACCCGGCAGTTGGCCGACTCGCGCGAACAACTGCGTCACTCCGAGCGACTGGCCTCGGTTGGCACGCTGGCCGCCGGAATCGCCCATGAAATCAACAACCCGGTCGGCATGATGCTGCTCTCGGCCGAGCAGTTGCTCGCCACGTCGCCAGCGGAAGAGGAGTCCGTCGCGCATCTGGCGCATGACATTATCAACAATGCGAAGCGGTGCGGACAAATCGTGAAGAACGTGCTGCGTTTTGCTCAGCACGATTCGGCCGAACACCGTGCCGACGACATTAACGCCGTGGTGCGCAGCGCCGTCGAGCTGGTGCGCTCGTATGCGGAGCAGGAAGGGGGCCTGATTCGGCTCGAGCTGGCCACGGATTTGCCGCAGGTGCTACTGAACCGGGTGGAATTGGAGCAGGCCCTGGTCAATCTCATTCGCAACGGGATCGAAGCCGCCAGCGAGCGCCCGACGCAGGTCACGATCAGCACGACCTCCACAGGTTCCCGTGTGCGCATCACCGTATCGGACAACGGCCGCGGCATCGAAACCGAATACAGGGCCCGGGTGTTCGATCCCTTTTTCACCACGCGGCAAGGCGGCGGAGGCACGGGATTGGGTCTGAGCCTGGTTTACGGGATTGTTACCGACCATGGCGGCACGATTCGCATCGAAAGCCCCTCCGAGGGCGGCACATCCATGATCGTGGAGCTGCCGATCGTGCAGAGTGCGCTGGACGTAGTTAGCTAACCGCTGTTACCCGCCCGCCAAGGCGCCGATGATCGCGTACGGCTCGCTGCCCGCGACGACGGCATCGGGCAGAGGCGCATCGGGCGATTCGTGCGACAGGTCTTCTTCGCAGGCGAAGAAACGCACGAAGGCCCGGCGCCGGCCGGACACCTGATCGCGAATCGTGCCGCGCAGGCTCGGATAGCGCTCCTCGAGCGCGTCGAGCACGGAGCGCTGCGTCACCGTCCCCGTGACGTCCAATTGCACCTCAGCGCCGGTCTGCGCCAGCACGCGCAGCGGAGTGGGAAGCAAAACGCGGATCATGCGAGTGTCTGCACTTCGACGGATAAGACTGCCGGTAAATCACGAACGATGGGCGACCACCGGTCGCCTGAATTGGCGGACGCATAGACCTGTCCACCCGTCGTACCGAAATACACGCCGCACGGATCGAGCTTATCGACGGCCATGGCGTTACGCAGCACGTTGACGTAGCAATTGCTCTGCGGCAGCCCGTTGGTCAGAGCTTCCCAATCATGGCCGCCGGTTCGGCTGCGATAGACTTGCAACTTGCCGTCAAGCGGAAAGTGCTCCGCGTCACTCTTGATCGGTACGACGTAAATCGTTTCCGGCTCGTGGGCATGCACGTCGATGGGAAAGCCGAAGTCGGTCGGCAGATTGCCGCTGACCTCGCGCCAGTTGTCGCCGCCGTCGTCGCTGCGCATCACGTCCCAATGCTTCTGCATGAACAGCACGCCCGGGCGCGACGGATGCATGGCCATCCTGTGTACGCAATGCCCGACCTCGGCCGTGGGATTGGGAATGTATTGCGAGTGGAGTCCGCGATTGATGGGCTTCCAGCTTTGTCCGCCGTCGTCGGAGCGGAACGCGCCGGCCGCCGAGATCGCCACGTAGATCCGTTGTGGGTCGGTCGGATCGAGGATGATCGTGTGCAGACACATGCCTCCGGCGCCGGGCTGCCAGGAAGGCCCCGATTCGTGACGGCGCAAGCCCGATAGTTCGTGCCACGACTGGCCGCCATCGGTCGAACGGAAGAGCGCCGCGTCCTCAACGCCGGCGTACACGGTATCGGGGTCCGTAAGCGAAGGCTCGAGATGCCAAACGCGTGCGAACTCCCAAGGATGTTGCGTGCCGTCGTACCACATATGCGTGCCGGCTTCGCCATCGTAGACGAATTTGTTGCCGACCGGAGTCCAGGTCCGGCCGCCGTCGTCCGATCGCTGCATCGTTTGGCCGAACCAACTACTCGATTGCGACGCGTACAGCCGATTCGGATCGACGGGCGACCCCTTCACGTGATACATCTCCCAGCCGGCGAAATGCGGGCCGCTGACATCCCATTTCTCGCGCTTGCCTTCGGCCGTGAGAATAAATGCTCCCTTGCGGGTTCCTACGAGAACGCGAACGCTGCTCATCGATGGATCCTTATGCGCCACTCGGGCGATTGAAGTCTGTGAATTCGTGCGACGTTAATTTGCTCGGGCGACTAAGACTAGCGTGTCAGGGGCAACAACGGACGCAACCGCGGATCGCGCAGCAGCAGAGCCAGCCATACGATCGCTCCGAAAACGATCGGGGCAATGGCAAGAAGTCCTTCACTAGCATGCACGTGGGTGGCCACCGCGCCGCCTAGATAGCCGGTCAGCAGAATCGCGCCCAAGTAAGCCGTGGGCGGAATCAAGAACAGGACCGCGCTCACCAGCTCGACAACGCCGATGAGCCTCAGAGACCCCGCCGGATAGCCGTATTTTTCAAAACCCTCGGCCGCGCCCTCTGACCCCGAAATCGCCGAAATCGAGGTCGCCACCAACAATAGCGCGGGCAGGATCGTAAGAACCCAGCCGGCCCAATACAACTTTCGCGAAGCAGGCGCCGCGGCTGTCGTCGATGACATGATATTCCTCCAACTGTTGAATTCGCGCGGGATGGGTGTTGAATGCCAGGCTCGATGCTTAAGCTGACGGGCTGGCTTCGACGACCGATTTCAAATCCGCAAGCCCCTTCTCGAACTGACCGCCGATCATCGAGTCCATGCTCATGAACAGGCCAATGGCCTTCGAGAAGAAGTTCTTCTTTCCCTCCATGGCCCAAGTCACCGTCGTCTGGTCGCCGGCGGGCTCGAACGTGAACTGTGCCTCGCAGGTGTTCTTGAAGGGGCGCAGAAAGTCGAGTCGCAGTTGCACCCGATCATCGGGGTGGCTCTCGGTGATCGTAGCACTTCCCGCACCGACCGCGCTATTGCCGTCCCAGTGATAGGCGGAGCCGACACCCGTTTCCGGACCTTCGTAGGTCAGCTTCATGGCGGGATCGATTTTCCCCCACGGGTTCCAAGCCTCCCATTTGTGCAGGTCGTTGACGTGCGCAAACGCTGCGGCCGGCGCCGCGGCGATTTTCGTCGAGCGGGTCACCCGAAACGCCCCTGGCTGCAACGCCACGACAATGACAAACAGCGCCAGCACCAATACAACGCCGATCGATATTTTCACGAGCATGTCACGATACCTCCGAGAGAATGCGTTCTTCTGCCCTGGGAACGATCGTATCTTCCGGCGACAGGGCGCCATTCGTGGAAACAGGGGAGCTACTGCGCGACGATGATCATCCAGCCAACACCAAACCGGTCGGCCACCATGCCGAAGCGCGGCGAGAAAAAGGTTTTGGTCATCGGCATCTGCACCTGACCGCCGGCCGCCAGCGCGCCAAAAATCTTCTCGGCTTGATCGACCGTATCGGTCGTGATCGTGAGCGACACTCCCTGAATCACCGGATTGCCGCCACAGCGCCCGTCGGAGGCCATGATAATCGTGTCCCCCACCTTGAACTGCGCGTGCATCACCTTGTCATCACAGCCCGGCGGCACCATGCCAGGCTGCGGCGGTTCGGGGCTATCCTTGAATCGCAATAATCGCTCGACCGTCGCCCCGAGCGCCGACTTGTAAAACTCAATCGCTTCTTCGGTGCGGCCATCCAGGTACAGGTAGGGTTGTACGTGCATCGTGATTATCCTTTGGCAAAGGGAGACTTTAAAGCAAAAGCGAAGTTCCTGGGTTATACCTCTTCCGGCCGCTCGAGTACCGCGTTGAATACGACGGACGGCACGCGCAGTCGCTGGTCGGATTCGTACAGCAAGCAAAGTTCGTCGTGCGCGGCGTCCGGATCGCGCGTGAGCTCGGCCAGGCGATCAAAAAATGCTATTGCCGCGTCGTCCAGCGACTCGCCCGGTTGCGGCATCCCGCCCCACACGTCCCAGGCGAGCATTTCGGTGCCAGTGAGCGCCGCACTATCGCGCACAAGATTACCGGCGACGAACCACAAGCCACGCAGATCACCGCGGAAGATGCCGAACTTCGCCGCATCGGCCTGGCCCGAGCGGCACAAACGCCAGGCGTCGGCCGCGACCAGGAATCGGTCCCGCGGCACGTCGAGCACATCGTGCGTGATCTTTAGCGCCGCGCACCACTTATCATCGAACTGCGGATCGACAAGTTTCCACCGCGCTGCCTCGGCGTTCCAATATTCGCAGACCCAGTGATCTTCGTAATAGCCGGGGTTGAAGTAATTGCCGAAGCCGCAGCGCGCCCGCGCCGGAATACCCGCGGCGCGCATCATCGACACCAACGCAAGTGCAAAGTGGCGGCACACGCCGATCACGCGCTTTTCCGGCGACCGGGCGACGGAAAGCGGCGACGGATCGAGCACGATCATTCGATCCAAAATCGCCTCGACCGGACGAAGGTGGGACTCGAAACGGCGCTCGTTAGCAATGGTCAGGCCGTATGCCGACGTGAAAAACTCGTGAATCAGCAGCCCCTGCACGATGCGCACCAGGCCGGCGACGTCGTTGGGCAGCGCCTGGAAAAGCGCCGTGTGCTTGCCCGCCGCCGACATCCGGCTGGCGTGCATATAGCAATCAGGAATGGTTGGGGCGGCCGGCCGCATGTCGGTACTCGGTGCGCGCGCGGAGATGGATGGGCGCTCGGCCACTGTAACCTGGCGTAGATTGTCATTCGGACTATTTCGGCGAATCTTGCGCCCGCCGCTCGGCGGCCGCGCGAATGAGCGCCAAATCGTGAGCCCAGCCCCCGGGCATACCGTCGCGATGCTCGGGCAGAATCGCGCCGATCGCCCGGTGCCACATGGCCAGGCGCGTACCCTTTCCGTCCGCGGTCAAACGATATTGCAGGTGGTTCATCGCCGGGTACGACATGCAGAACGGGCCGCAGATTTCCAATAGCGCCGGCGGCTTGATCACCTGCACCTGCCCCCACAGGTGTCCTGTGTTGTGCCCCAGGTCGCGAAACCAGCGTCCACCGGGCCACGCTTCGAGCGTCATGGCGACGGATCGTCCCGGTCCGGTTTCCATGCTTGGGCCTAGATGCTCGAGCAGCGTTTCGAAGACAATATCGACCGGCGCCGCGATCCGCTCTTCGTTCTTGATTTCCAGCGTTTGCACGGGGCTTTCGACAGCTGCGTCCAACATGGCTCAATCCTCCGGATCGCGTTTGGGCTTCGTGGGCTTTGCGGCGGCTTGCGAGCGCTCGAGAGCCTTCCGCTCGGCGTGCTGCTTGATCCGACTCAGTTGATGCGTCCAGAAACGCTCGTAGGTTTTGACCCAATCGTGCACGGGCTTGAGCTCCTGCGGATTGAGTTGATAGAGCCGCTGCTGCCCGCGCTTACTCACCGAGACAATGCCCACCTTGCGCAGAACGCCAAGGTGCTTCGACACCATCGGCTGGGGCATGTCGAGCGTGTCGACCAGTTCCCCCACCGCATAAATCCGCCCGCCCGCCAAGACGTCGATAATCTTGCGCCGCCGGGGCTCGGCAATGGCATTGAAGACGTCGGTGGTGGTTGCTGCGCGCGCCATGACGGTATTATATACCTATATCGGAATACGTCAACGAGGAATTTGTGAGAATTTTTCACGACTCGGGACACACGCTTTAGAACGCACGAGGACCGCGCGCGATCGAGCACGGGCCTAATCTTCCCAGATCCCCTCGGGAATCGGCTTCGCCTCGACGACCTCGATCGTCACCTTTTCGGGCGCGAGCACCATGAAGCTCTTGGTCTTCGTCTTCTCGTCGACCGTGATTGGCGCGACAATCTCCACGCCGGCGGCTTTCATTCGCTCGAAGACCGGCTCGATATCGCGATACGAAAAGGCGATATGGTCGATCGGACGGCCGCGCGTCGGCTGAATCTCCTTGAGCGGCTCGTCCGGCCACCACGGCGGGGCGGGCGAGACGTCGGGCTTGCCGAAAAAGATCATCGTCACGTTGTCGCACTGGATCACGTTGATCCAGATGCCCGCCAGCGTCGACATATCGCCGGTCGGCTTCTTCACGTTCGCGGCGCGCGGCTTCAGGCCCAGGTGCTTCGCATACCAGCCCACCGTTTCGTTCACGTCGGTGCAAAAGAAGTGTACGTGGGCAAATCGATGATGCCCCATCGTGTTGATCTCGATCAGTTCCTTATCGGGCCCATTGATGTACATGTAATAGTTGTCCTTGCCCGGCAGCGGCGAGAGCGGTGTGTGAATATCCACGCCGTGGCTCTTCCACCATTCGTATTCGTTCTTGACGTCGACGCCTCCCCAGCCGATGTGCCAGATGCCCGTGTTCAGCTTGCTCTCGGGCGGCGTGTCGACCTTGTTCAGCAAAATGAACGACCGCTCGGTGAACAGGGCATCGGCCACGCCGTTGTACTTCGTGGGCGTCGCGCCGAAGACGCGACCGTAGAACTGGATCGACTTTTTCGGATCGGTCACGTTCAGGTGGACGTGATGGAAGCGGGCAGGCTGCACGTCCTCAGCCGCGGCGCGCGCGGTAGGCGCGAGCACGACCGCGATAAATCCGATAACAAGGCAGAGCGAGCGGTGCTGGTGCATCGTAGGTCCTCTCCGGCGAACGCGTGCGAGACAGGGGGCAGGTGCGCCGTGATGATAGCCTGCGGCTAACGCTGGTGAAACCATTTGGCGGCCGAATGCAGGAGAACTGCAAAGTTGGTAGCCGGGGTCTGTGACTCCGGAAGCGACATCGTGGAATCCCGGCCTCACAGAGGCCGGCTACAGAAAACACGGCGCAGAAAATCAACTTTGCAGTTCTCCTGCGGCCGAATGGATATCAGCAACGCCGTTCCGTTTTCATGCCGCGCAACAATGCAGGCGGGACGCCTGCACCACAAGTGCCGAAGCGAAACCGCTTGTGGTGCGACCGTCTCGGCTGCACGGTCTTCCCAACTTCTTCAAGTCGTGTCGGCATCAACCGGGCAGTTTAATCGGCCGTTGTGCGCGTGTAGACTGGGGCCGCGACTGCGGCGACGACCTTCTGCGGACTCTGCGGGCGAGGAGATAAAGAATGATCGGCCGAATGCTGCCCGTTCTGCTTACATGCCTGGCGGCGTATGCTGCGTCATGCAAAGCGGCAGAAGAAAAAAGCCCGTCGCTATATCGCTACGAAAAGCAGGTATCGGCGCATGCTTGCCGCGGCGAAGCGACAAAGCTGGCGGCCGAGGCGTATTTTGTCGGCCTGCTGGCCGTACGCCATGTCGGTGACGAGCAGAAGATCGAAGAATACATGACGGGCGGCTTACTCAGTGACCTGGGCGAGGAGTTGCCGCCGCGGCCCCCGGCCGATCCTATCCGCCGCGCCTACACGCTCGACAAGAATGGGGACGTGACGCAGCCGCTAGCGCGCGGCAGTGGCCTGGTGGTGTGGTCGCTGCCGTTTGAATTCCTGCTGATGCCGCGACCGTCGGCGGCCGCCGCGCTTGAAGCGCGGAGCGGCGTGCGTCTCTTCTCATCGCATGCGTCGAAGCCGGCGCTAACCGGCTCCTGGTCGTGGCGCGCCGCGCCAGACGCCGAGCCGCACCGAGGCTCTCGCATCGCAGGTCCCTGCGAGGGGAAGTTCGACGGCGGCTCTACGTTGGCCGGCTCACTGGCGCGCCTCGTCGATTCCACCACGGGCAAGATTCGCGAAGCGCAGGCCGAGATCGGTATCACGGTCCCGGTTGCAGTCCGACTCGAAGTCCTGACCGATGCGCAGCGCAAGACCGAGGAAAGCGAATTCTTCAAAGGGTTCGACACGATCGTCATTCGGGAGTCGGCGCGCATGCACGCCGACGATGATTCGTCGGGCCGTGCCATCGAGTTGCCCGGCAGCCTGTCGACGGCGCACGCAAAACTTCGGCAGCAGTTGACCGCGCCGTGACGGGCAGTGGGCCCTGCCTTGGCGTGATGGTTTCGGGCCCAAGAATCCGGGCACAAACGGGTTTTTTCGGCAGATTTCAGCGCGCCGATTTATAAGGTAAACTCGTGTGCGGCCAGGCGGCCGAACTCAGCCGTTAAACTGGTGCCGCGACCAGCCTCCTCCTACGAGCGCGGCACGCGCATGTACGGCCCCGAGAAGCCCATCCTTTGAGAAAGGACCTGTGAATCATGGCTGCCAAGAAGCCGGCCCCGAAGCGCGCACCAGCCAAAACCGTCGGCGCAACGGCCGCCGCGACCAATTCCGCGCCTAAAGCCGCCACGACCAATAGCGCGCCGAAATCAGGTACAACGAATCGCGCATCGAAGCCGGCAAAGAAAGCCAAGCCCGCGCCCGCCGCGAAGAAGGGTCCTATTGCGCTACGCACGCCCGCGGCGCGCAAACCCGCGGCGCCGGCGAAGCCCACGACCTCTGACAAGTCGGGCACTTATTACATCGTGGTCGAGCACGAAGATCTGCGCATCTCGACCGAAAAGCCAAAAGCCGCCGGCCGCGTCGAAACCGCGGACACCTTCGACGAAGCCAAGGACAAAGCCCTCGACCGTCTGATCGATCTGATTGACCGCTTCGAGCGCCGGCTGTGGGAAGTGAAGCAGTCGCTCGATCATGATGCGCTGGTAGATCGGGATTGAGGGTGCCCCCGAGTCGCTCCGGGGAGAGCCTTACTTTCGCGCACCCCGGCATGCGTTCGTCTCTGCCCGGGCACATCTAAGTCGGCAGCTTACCGGCGCACGAGAAAGCATCTCGATGAAATCTCACCGCGAAGTCCTGACGTTCAACATTCCCGCGCGGATGGACTTTGTGAACATCACGCCCGAGGTGGAAGAAGCCCTACGGCGCAGCGGCGTGCAGGAGGGGCTGGTGCTGGTGAATGCCATGCACATCACGGCCAGCGTGTTTATCAACGATGACGAGCGTGGGCTGCACGAGGATTACAAACGCTGGCTCGAAGGGCTTGCACCGTTCGATGCCTCGCCCGAGCGGTATCACCACAACCGTACCGGCGAGGATAATGCCGACGCGCACATGAAGCGGCAGGTCATGGGTCGCGAAGTCGTGGTGGCGATCACCGAGGGGAAACTCGATTTCGGCCCGTGGGAGCAAATCTTCTACGGCGAGTTCGACGGCCGCCGTCCGAAACGGGTGCTGATCAAAGTGATCGGCGAGTAGGGCGCGCGATACATCCTTCTGCTAGCAGGCGCGCGCCAGCGTCGTTTTTTCTCGGCGATATGCGACGCGCGAATCGTCTTTGCTGCTCCGACGATCGCCTTCGTCGCCAAGGTTTCGAAATCGTCAGCCAACTGCGCTCGGCGTGCGTGATGCCTGTTGGTTAGAACGGTCCGACACGGGGCAAAGGATTTCGGACATTGCAACGAAGGAGCACAACCATGCACAAGTTCTCGAAATGGATTCTTGGTCTGGTCGCTGTCGTGGTGGTCAGCGGAGCGCTGCTGGCGATCGACCGTGGTAATTCGCGCGCGACCGCCGCGCCCCCGCCGCCAGTCGGCGACCACTGGCAGAACTTCGACGGTCACTGGAGCTATTGGCACGAAGGGGACAAGCGCTGGTATTACACCGATGGCACGCACTGGTATTACCACAACGGCACGAGCTGGGTCGTGTATCAGTTCGACAAGCTGTTT
Protein-coding regions in this window:
- a CDS encoding SRPBCC family protein; the encoded protein is MLVKISIGVVLVLALFVIVVALQPGAFRVTRSTKIAAAPAAAFAHVNDLHKWEAWNPWGKIDPAMKLTYEGPETGVGSAYHWDGNSAVGAGSATITESHPDDRVQLRLDFLRPFKNTCEAQFTFEPAGDQTTVTWAMEGKKNFFSKAIGLFMSMDSMIGGQFEKGLADLKSVVEASPSA
- a CDS encoding metalloregulator ArsR/SmtB family transcription factor, whose protein sequence is MARAATTTDVFNAIAEPRRRKIIDVLAGGRIYAVGELVDTLDMPQPMVSKHLGVLRKVGIVSVSKRGQQRLYQLNPQELKPVHDWVKTYERFWTHQLSRIKQHAERKALERSQAAAKPTKPKRDPED
- a CDS encoding ATP-binding protein, with the translated sequence MQIPSPRTTFPRLRVRVAMNAAARENLIPLTAVLVPIYLVSGIFRARFFHTLNDTIVFAEFASAALTFVLLCLIMRFDLQGRWVHSTLVVVGLVAIVDSLIQLYHSHSPWDTTNLALIVGATGIVSLSIVASALLYVVTWTGWLGCMLLYPNGLWIHFGFFLLWTTGIAVAVQAARTKLLRRLFESESQQREELERLVTERTRQLADSREQLRHSERLASVGTLAAGIAHEINNPVGMMLLSAEQLLATSPAEEESVAHLAHDIINNAKRCGQIVKNVLRFAQHDSAEHRADDINAVVRSAVELVRSYAEQEGGLIRLELATDLPQVLLNRVELEQALVNLIRNGIEAASERPTQVTISTTSTGSRVRITVSDNGRGIETEYRARVFDPFFTTRQGGGGTGLGLSLVYGIVTDHGGTIRIESPSEGGTSMIVELPIVQSALDVVS
- a CDS encoding exo-alpha-sialidase — its product is MSSVRVLVGTRKGAFILTAEGKREKWDVSGPHFAGWEMYHVKGSPVDPNRLYASQSSSWFGQTMQRSDDGGRTWTPVGNKFVYDGEAGTHMWYDGTQHPWEFARVWHLEPSLTDPDTVYAGVEDAALFRSTDGGQSWHELSGLRRHESGPSWQPGAGGMCLHTIILDPTDPQRIYVAISAAGAFRSDDGGQSWKPINRGLHSQYIPNPTAEVGHCVHRMAMHPSRPGVLFMQKHWDVMRSDDGGDNWREVSGNLPTDFGFPIDVHAHEPETIYVVPIKSDAEHFPLDGKLQVYRSRTGGHDWEALTNGLPQSNCYVNVLRNAMAVDKLDPCGVYFGTTGGQVYASANSGDRWSPIVRDLPAVLSVEVQTLA
- a CDS encoding SRPBCC domain-containing protein: MLDAAVESPVQTLEIKNEERIAAPVDIVFETLLEHLGPSMETGPGRSVAMTLEAWPGGRWFRDLGHNTGHLWGQVQVIKPPALLEICGPFCMSYPAMNHLQYRLTADGKGTRLAMWHRAIGAILPEHRDGMPGGWAHDLALIRAAAERRAQDSPK
- a CDS encoding VOC family protein; its protein translation is MHQHRSLCLVIGFIAVVLAPTARAAAEDVQPARFHHVHLNVTDPKKSIQFYGRVFGATPTKYNGVADALFTERSFILLNKVDTPPESKLNTGIWHIGWGGVDVKNEYEWWKSHGVDIHTPLSPLPGKDNYYMYINGPDKELIEINTMGHHRFAHVHFFCTDVNETVGWYAKHLGLKPRAANVKKPTGDMSTLAGIWINVIQCDNVTMIFFGKPDVSPAPPWWPDEPLKEIQPTRGRPIDHIAFSYRDIEPVFERMKAAGVEIVAPITVDEKTKTKSFMVLAPEKVTIEVVEAKPIPEGIWED
- a CDS encoding VOC family protein, which translates into the protein MHVQPYLYLDGRTEEAIEFYKSALGATVERLLRFKDSPEPPQPGMVPPGCDDKVMHAQFKVGDTIIMASDGRCGGNPVIQGVSLTITTDTVDQAEKIFGALAAGGQVQMPMTKTFFSPRFGMVADRFGVGWMIIVAQ
- a CDS encoding MoaD/ThiS family protein, whose amino-acid sequence is MIRVLLPTPLRVLAQTGAEVQLDVTGTVTQRSVLDALEERYPSLRGTIRDQVSGRRRAFVRFFACEEDLSHESPDAPLPDAVVAGSEPYAIIGALAGG
- a CDS encoding secondary thiamine-phosphate synthase enzyme YjbQ; translated protein: MKSHREVLTFNIPARMDFVNITPEVEEALRRSGVQEGLVLVNAMHITASVFINDDERGLHEDYKRWLEGLAPFDASPERYHHNRTGEDNADAHMKRQVMGREVVVAITEGKLDFGPWEQIFYGEFDGRRPKRVLIKVIGE
- a CDS encoding DoxX family protein, producing the protein MSSTTAAAPASRKLYWAGWVLTILPALLLVATSISAISGSEGAAEGFEKYGYPAGSLRLIGVVELVSAVLFLIPPTAYLGAILLTGYLGGAVATHVHASEGLLAIAPIVFGAIVWLALLLRDPRLRPLLPLTR
- a CDS encoding transglutaminase-like domain-containing protein, which codes for MRPAAPTIPDCYMHASRMSAAGKHTALFQALPNDVAGLVRIVQGLLIHEFFTSAYGLTIANERRFESHLRPVEAILDRMIVLDPSPLSVARSPEKRVIGVCRHFALALVSMMRAAGIPARARCGFGNYFNPGYYEDHWVCEYWNAEAARWKLVDPQFDDKWCAALKITHDVLDVPRDRFLVAADAWRLCRSGQADAAKFGIFRGDLRGLWFVAGNLVRDSAALTGTEMLAWDVWGGMPQPGESLDDAAIAFFDRLAELTRDPDAAHDELCLLYESDQRLRVPSVVFNAVLERPEEV